From Montipora foliosa isolate CH-2021 chromosome 6, ASM3666993v2, whole genome shotgun sequence, a single genomic window includes:
- the LOC138007861 gene encoding uncharacterized protein: MHSSIWCTALICLVLVLAVHYGDGKSGISEKDSTEDEMEEETQRSEIPRHHRSGETHRRHKRAERERYRSVLAVGVGCAVAGGWICLATVVYVVRYIHAKRKAATMETSDDDCL; this comes from the exons ATGCACTCGTCCATTTGGTGCACTGCTCTTATATGCCTCGTCTTGGTACTTGCCGTACATTATGGAGATG GAAAGTCTGGAATTTCAGAAAAGGATAGCACGGAAGATGAAATGGAGGAAGAAACTCAAAGG tcggAGATTCCCCGTCACCATCGCAGTGGCGAGACTCACAGACGGCACAAGAGAGCGGAGCGGGAACGGTATCGATCCGTATTAGCTGTAGGCGTTGGATGCGCTGTTGCAGGAGGTTGGATTTGTTTAGCAACCGTGGTTTACGTCGTGCGCTACATTCatgccaaaagaaaagcggctaCCATGGAAACTTCCGATGATGATTGCCTTTAA